A portion of the Polaribacter cellanae genome contains these proteins:
- a CDS encoding gamma carbonic anhydrase family protein: protein MPIIKPINGKAPQIPEDCFVAENATILGEVLLGKECSIWYNAVIRGDVHYIKIGNKVNIQDGAVIHATYKKSPTTIGNNVSIGHNAIVHGCTIHDNVLVGMGSIIMDDCIVESNSIIAAGAVVTKNTHVKSGSIYAGVPAKKVKDISQELIAGEIDRIANNYVKYSGWFKE from the coding sequence ATGCCCATAATAAAACCCATAAACGGAAAAGCCCCACAAATACCAGAAGACTGTTTTGTCGCAGAAAATGCCACAATTCTTGGAGAAGTTTTACTAGGTAAAGAATGTTCCATTTGGTACAATGCTGTAATTCGAGGTGATGTACATTACATTAAAATTGGAAATAAAGTAAACATACAAGATGGAGCTGTAATCCATGCAACGTATAAAAAATCGCCAACAACAATTGGCAATAATGTTTCTATAGGGCACAATGCAATTGTACATGGTTGTACAATTCACGATAATGTTTTGGTAGGCATGGGTTCTATTATTATGGACGATTGTATTGTAGAATCGAATTCGATTATTGCAGCAGGGGCAGTAGTTACTAAAAATACACACGTAAAAAGTGGAAGTATTTATGCTGGAGTTCCTGCTAAAAAAGTAAAAGATATCTCACAAGAATTAATTGCTGGAGAAATTGACAGAATTGCAAATAATTATGTGAAATATTCTGGATGGTTTAAGGAGTAA